In the genome of Carya illinoinensis cultivar Pawnee chromosome 13, C.illinoinensisPawnee_v1, whole genome shotgun sequence, the window CATGAAACTGAAGGAGGGATAAGTCATTCACCAGCCAAACATTAATTAGAGCAGCTCAAAGAGAACTATGAATTGACATTCAGCCCATTAATTACAGACTTTGGTTGTttggattatatatatgaagtagagattttttttttttgaaaccatATGAAGTAGAGACTGAACTATCGGTTAGGCTTCTTAGAAATTCATTGcattagaatgaaagaaaaaaaaaacatacattatttgttattcttttcataatttatttacgtttttTATGTgacattaaattattaaaaaattatttatatttttttatttgtttataaataatttgatgtCACGTTAAGAAATAACGAAAGGACCGTCGTAAGATGATGGTAAATGGCACTTCTTGAGTGGTTTGCAGCTTCTATTAATgtagttgaaaaaatatattgtttaggaaaatgatttataaaatcttttataaaaaaattgagtaaattggagatatatatatgaaaactatCACTTTTTAATAATGTGATTcactttattttcaaaatgagtatgtGAGCTTGTATATCTTAAAAATGTATCTAGCATTGCTATTTtcttactaaataaaaaataaaatattagtaagataatttattttaagtatcaAACACatagataatataaaaataacaaatctattcatcatctcatggtgtgacattaaatgattagttcataagtgaaatataataaatagtctccaatcatctaatgccatatcatgagatgatgagatgataataaaaatttagATGATGAGTAACATTACTCACCAATGATCTCACAATGCAAAACAAACACCGATTTTCAAGGGACCTTGAAGGGTTCATGTGATCTTTCCTAATTGACAAGTcgatcattttaaaaatatgaatgctTTAtcacaaagttttttttttcttataaaaataaactcataaacagATATAACTTGATGTGATACGTCagaatataaaatttcttttattataaaatagataaatagatttaccatatcatataaaattacgtcagtttgtaaatttacttttgtagaATCTTTGTTTGGTTGTCGTACTTAtctttccaaaatttcaaacatatgAAATCGTAAATTGTCCCCAAAATTTAaatggataaaaataaatagatttatatgtttaaattatatcttaacactcaataaaatataaaattagagtttgaatTCAATGCTTTAAAATCATGACTTGTCCCAAAATTTTAATCTAATAGAAAACGGTAgaattgatatattttaagGTTTTACctctttaacaatatttttcccATGTGAGATTGGCTGCATCCCAGTCAGGAGTTCGAGAAATACGACTCCAAGACTGTAAACGTCGCTTTTGTCTATCAGTTTATGTGTCAAAAAGTACTCTGGATCAAGGTAACCCTGCAAAGTTATAACAGAGAATGAGAATAAAGAAATAGACACCGGTTACTTCTCCTAAAACATACCGTTCACTATTTCATCTAATTTGAGttcaatttatcttattttgaaaatagagagaattaCAAATTGTTGCATGACCTTAAAACTTAAACtcaattgtattttttattctacttgGTAAAATGTACATATCACCAATACGAGTCTTACAGGTGTCCCCTTCACAACTGTGGATACATGAGCAGGCACAGTCCCTTCAATATCTGGAACTGGAGCAAGTCGCGAAAGTCCAAAATCAGCAACCTTTGCTGTATAATTAGAATCCAATAATATGTTGCTGGCCTTGATATCCCGATGAAATATTGGAGGATTAGCTTCCGTGTGTAGGTAGAGGATGCCCTTAGCTGACCCCAGGGCAATTCTCAATCTCATCGCAAAACTCAGAGGTTCTTTACATTTAGCCGTGTTATTACGTACATGAACCAGTAATAAGCTTTTTTATATGGAATGGTGAACTTGGAAAGCAAAATAGTTCTGTCTGGCTCCTAAAGAACAAGacagaaagaatgaagaacacACACAAAATTATTGTGACATTAATAGAAGGAAAACTTAAAAGGATGAATATAAGGTGTACCAGAAAGGTGATCCCTTAGAGTACCATTCACCATAAACTCATAGACCAACATCTGCAGGCACAGCAATACTCACATGAAGCTTTTCCCAAGGCAAAAATTTCAACTAATTCAGAAACAGAAAGCACAAAAAAATGTCGTCATGAAAGTCAAAACATTTTGCGGGAGAAAAGTACAGCTAATgaaaaaggagaggaaaaaCAACAAGGTATTTTTGGTTTGAGaggtttttcaaaaatttttaaaattctttccctttcaaacCAAACTTCTTTTAAGctccaaaaaaatttatctctcATGTTTTACATCTAATCATTtgccttgatttttttttacaaaacacATAATCCAAAACAACTTCCACAAAACCCAATGCAAAATGCatccaaaaaaattttatccagacttttcattttatctacTCATGTTCACTAAGCGCAAGACAAAATacatctaaaatattttcatccaaACAACTTTTCATCATTCCTGCCCACTTTCAAAAAACCTAACACAAAACAGTCTTAAAccttttttttcaagaattgtCAGAATTAGAAAAATTCACTTACGGGTACCATAGACTCCCAAGCATATAGTGAAAGGAGACAAATCATCCTTAATCATGGAGAACTCTGCATATTcttcaacattatcaacaaataAACTTGCAGCCATTTACGCGGTTtacatctttctttctttcgttttcttcttccttttatttttagtgaAAGATCTTACAGCtttcataatcttttgagcTTTTGTTGCATTTCTGCCTAGGTTGATAGGAATCATCTCCCATGGAGTCATTGTTAACGTATACACTTTAGGCATGTTTGGCTATTAGACATATACTTGTTAATGTTTACTATTTAGGAAGTTATACAATTTAGGACTTCTCTAGCTGTACAAATATATTGCCGTGTATATAGGCTGAATATTAGGAATCAGTTACCGTGTATAGTATATTATCTACTTTTCTTGTATAGGGTTTGTTACGTGAATGAATGAAAGACAAGTTTTTCCAAAGCTTCCTTGGTATTTTTCTGGTTTCCCTGGTATTTTGACAGTCATAAGATAGATGGATAAGAAAAAGCACCTGTTCACACTCTTCATCACAATATCCAATCAAAGACACTAGGTCTCGATGATGTAACCTTGACAATAATTCTATCTCTGTTAAGAACTCCTTCTCACCCTGTAAGGATCCCTCTTGTGCACGTTTAATGGCCACAATTGTTCCATCAGCTAGAATGCCTTTATAGACCTTTCCATACCCTCCTTGGCCAACAAGAGCGGAGTTGTTAAAATTGTTTGTAGCCATAGCCATTTCTCCATAACTGAAAGCCTTCACACCATCAATTCTCAAGGAGGCCTTAGATGCTGCATATTAAATACAAGTCCAATGTTGAAAATGAGAGCATGGTGATAGAAAACTTAAAAAGAGTATGTTACAAGTCCTTAAAACATGTGAATGTAATCCACGTGCCAATTCTAAGGCAATGCAAAAAACTCCATTAATGACCACACGTTATCCTAAAATTTCCAGCTAGAAGCATAATAAGGAAACTGAATTTGAAGCTTATTAACATGGattttttaaaaccatttttAGAAACATgatataatgagtatatatgtcatgaatgagcTGATTCATTGGCAAAGAACATTGTTGGAAGGATGAGTGGCTTTTCATCTTCTCAGGATGCATACTCCTTTGCAATAATCCTACTCAGACAAAACAAATCTTATCAGTATGAAAAGTAAATTTATTGGCCATGTTTAACAGTAAGTGAATCCTTGACTTTCTATATCTAAGAGAGTAAGAGTTAATAATACTTGTTTTTATcatacatatttaaaataaaaaaggaggaCTTCTAAAATCGGATGAAACAAAAAAAGGCTACAATCAGAAGGATCTTTATTATAGTAATTTATCCTTCACGCTGTGACTCAGAGAAGTTACCAGCCTGATATATGAGCTAGCCAGAACTTCTTCAGAGATTTAGGCTGCATTCAAGTTATGCTGAGCTCAGACTGTGCTCAAGTCAGCTAATTTTAGCCTAGCCTTTATaggtctaatatatatatatatatatatataaatagattttcagAACATGCGCACACGTATATATTTGCATCTTACAGGCCAACAACATTGTTAAAACCGTGGCTAACTGGTTGTTCTAGAACTTGCATATGATTTGAGTCAACATGCAACCCAAGTCTTATGGTACTTTTTAGTGGACTCTCTCATCTCTTGGAGGCATGTTtggaaagtgagatgagatgagaattctgtgaatagtagtaaaatgatttgagttaagatgttttattaggttttgggaaaggagagagaaaaagtagaataaaaatattataaaattaaaatattgttataatataatttttgttttggaatttgaaaaagtagtattgttttttgtgttttgtttggaagtttggtaaagttgtaatgattagatgaaaaagttgaagatttgaaattgaaaagtgtttgtgtttgcgTTTGCGTTTGTGTTTGATTGatatttgggaaggaaattaagagaagttttgagatgaTATAAGATCATCTCACGTCCAAAACAAGCCCTTAATGATGTTTCTATTCGCATGCCAGTCCAAGCTTAgtgtcaccacctagatttttctagagaatttcctaaccttctagaagcctcctagtcctttgtaatcttgtggaattgtgtagagtaatctagaaggggcgttatagacaattctagagtagtgttctagaaatggctttatagacaattctagagtagtgatctagaaagttctttacccttggattggtgacaagtgtcacaatcctaaccattctttgtaccaagagttccctataaatagaggggctctcatttgtataaatcaccaagcaatagagctaacaagttctctagagcatctctctctatcttctctctctagctttgttctctattgtcttgagtcctttagaaggcttacttaggagctttgtggagagaaagcctcctaaggccgcacgggtcgagtgaagaaattctaagtccgtgacagttggtatcagagccaaccaAGTTAGGATGGCAGATCCAAGTGAGATCACCATGGAGGTCCAGGAAACaagaaagagcaagaggtcgaaggactcaagctcatctatggagtctcgtctTGATGGCATCGAGAAAGCCATggccaagatattggccaagatTGAAGATTGGGATCAGTCTCACTTGGAGGTGAGCACCCTTGACAACTCTGTGACGAGGATGGAGGTGGCAGTGGCGGATGTCAAGGACCGACTTGACATCGTGGAGCAAGGTTtggaggagctaggattggagggacaatCCGAATCGCTCAAGGAGTCCATTCTGAGCACCATCAACCCCACCATCGAAGCACAGTGCGTTGAGAACGTTGCTTTCCAAGACCGGGTCTTGGGAGAGCTAACAAAACTCCATGAGCAAATGGAGGAACACCGCGTCGGTCTGGAGGAGACCAAGGCGGATTGGGCCATGTGCAAGCGGGCAGTGGCCAATGGGGGCGCCGTCGGAGCTGGAATGATggcgacaccaagggtggatacccccaaaccaaaagagttcgatggcaagcgggatgccaaagaacttgacaactacatgtggcacatggagcgctactttgaagctttgaacatgcaGGATGAGCGtgtcaaggtacgtactgcctctctctatcttactaatcttgctggtatttggtggcgtcgtaagcatagtgagatagagaagggtacttgcactattgattcttgggaagagttcaagcgtgAACTCAAGAAGCAATTCTATCCTGAGAATGTGGCTATCTATgcgcggaagagaatgaaggagttgaagcacacctcttctatccgcaactatgttgaggaattttctgccctcatgcttcaaattacaaacatgagtgaagaagatctcctcttcaacttcacCGATGGTCTCAAGTCTTGGgtggctcaagaactcaagcgtcgtggagtcaacgacatctccaccgccCTGACCGTGGCAGAAActttagaagaatttgagtatCATAAGAGTGACAACTCTTCAAAGCCCAAGTCTTCAAAGGAGAATCACACTAAGGGTGGGGGAGCGAAGGGGTTCAAGCCTCCACAGTATAAAGATCGAAGTgacaagccttcaacatcaaaggagggcaagaaggactactctaaagacaagaagccaaaggatgcttgcttcctttgtaaCGGGCCACATTGGGCTAGAGATTGTCCTAAGAGAAAGGCCCTCAACGCCATGTTGGAAgagaaggaagttcaagagaagtcgcacctggggtgtctacaacttctcaactccctTAAGGCAAGCACAAAGCCAACCACCAAGGATGGatctttgatgtttgtagaggTACTCGTTAATGGGAAGAAGAGTCATGCCATGGTCGACTCAGGAGCTTTTCACaacttcattaagaaggaagaggccacacggctagggattcctcttaagaaaggtcaaggatggctgaagaccgtgaattctgaagccaaaccccttgatggcgtagctcacggggtggagctacaacttggcactTGGAAAGGTATGGTGGATTTCTCCGTCGCTCCTATGGATGACTTCAATATCGTGTtggggatggaattcttgagacagtttaatgtagtgtctcttccccATTATAACTCGGTGTGCATCTTGGAAGGcggtccatgcatgatacccaccATATCCAAGCTAAACACCACCCAACTTCTATCcgccatgcaattcaagaaaggatggaagaagggcgaggtgtcttacttggcttctatggaggaaagtgaaatgaagatttcctcccctccacccaaggaAATCCAAAGGGTCCTCAGGGACTATGATGATGTCATGCCTCCAGagttgcccaagcaactaccacctaAGAGAGAGGTGGATCATCAGATCGAGTTGGAACCTGGCGCCAAGCCACCGGCCAAAGCACCTTATCGCATGTCACCTCCAGAGTTTGAAGAACTAAGGAGGCAACTTAAGGAGCTACTGgatgccggattcatccaaccctccaagGCACCATATGGGGCACCCGTGTTGttccaaaagaaacatgatgggtCTTTGCGGCTGTGCATCGACTATAGAGCTCTGAATAAGGTAACCATAAAAAACAAGTACCCTATTCCTttaattgttgatttttttgatcAGTTGGGCCATGCAAAGTACTTCTCTAAACTTGATTTAAGATCGGGGTACTATCAAGTGAGGATTGTGGAAGGAGATGAAGCGAAGACAACCTGTGTGACTCGCTATGGAGCATACGAGTTCctagtgatgccctttggcctcacaaatgctCCAGCCACCTTCTGCACACTCATGAACAAGATCTTCTATCCCTATCTTGATCAATTTGTGGTAGTCTATTTAGAAGATATCgtcatctatagttctacccttgaagaacatgtggaACATTTAAGGGTTGTTTTCCGTGTCCTAAAGGAAAACCAACTCTATGTCAAGAAGGAGAAGTGCTCATTTGCACTAACTgaagtccatttccttggccacaaaatcCAAGGGGGAAAATTCAGCATGGAAGAGGGAAAAATTGAAGCCATCAAGAAGTGGGATCCTCCCACTAAGGTTACCGAGCTTCGATCATTCCTTGGGCTTGTCAACTACTATAGAAGATTTATAAAGGGATACTCTACAAGAGCATCCCCCCTCACCGACttgctcaagaagaacaagacaTGGGAGTGGTCATCAAGGTGTCAGGAAGCCTTTGACGATCTGAAAACAGCCATCACGGAGGAATCGGTCTTGGCTCTACCAGATTGTACCAAGCCTTTTGAGGTACAATCCAATGCATCAGACTTTGCCATAGGGGGAGTTCTCATGCAAGAGGGACATCCCattgcatatgagagtcgcaaactcaatgagactgAAAGGAGATACACCGTGCAAGAGAAGGAGATGACGGCTATCATCCACTGCCTCAGAGTTTGGCGACACTATCTGCTTGGCTCCCATTTTGTGGTCAAGACAGATAACATTGCCACTAGTTACTTCCAAAGTCAGAAGAAACTAAGCCCAAAGCAAGCTAGgtggcaagacttcttggcagaaTTTGATTATGTCTTCGAGTACAAACCCGACAAGGCCAACCTTGTTGCTGATGCACTAAGTCGGAAGGGTGAACTTGCTGCTGTTACTCAAGCTCAAGGGGAGCTACTTAATATAATCCGTGAAGGCatggagcatgatcccttagccaAGAACTTGGTAAACATGGCTAAGGAAGGAAAAACCAAGAGATTCTGGGTAGATGACGGTCTTCTCTACACCGTAAGGCGGCGAATCTATGTTCCAAAGTGGAGAAATCTACGGAAGAACCTTATCAAGGAAAGCCatgattccttgtgggctggacatccaggccaacgacgtactcgagctttgctggaagcttcctactattggccttaattgagagatgaggtggaactctacgtgaagacttgtcttgtgtgtcaacaagaTAAGGTGGAGAATCAAAGTCCTGCAGGATTGctagaaccactacccattccttCACATCCATGGGAGAGTGTgagcatggattttatagtggctctacctaaatccgaggggtgcggtaccctcattgtggtggtagatcgattctccaagtatgccaccTTCATCGCGGCTCCTAAGGATTGCTCAGCCGAAGAAACTGCAAAGTTATTCTTCAAACATGTGGTGAAGTATTGGGGCTTACCACGGAGCATCATTAGTGATCGGGACCCTCGCTTCACAGGAAGGTTCTGGTCAggactattcaagcttatggggtctgccctacatttctctaccagctttcaccctcagacagatgggCAAACTGAGAGGGTGAATGCCTTGTTGGAGTTATACCTGAGGCACTTTGTAAGTGCCAACCAATCCGATTGGGCTAAGTTATTGGATGTTGCTCAATTCTCCTATAATTTACAAAGGAgtgaatccacaaacaaaagcccctttgagattgtaatgggacAGCAACCACTTACTCCCCAGTCGTTGGAGACCAGCTATGCGGGGAATTGTCCAACAGCCTTCAAGGTTGCAAAGTCTTGGAACGAACAATTGGATGTAACCCGCtcctacttagacaaagcaaccaagaagatgaagaagtgggctgATCAGAAAATGAGGCACACAGAATATCGTATAGGcgacttggtgttagtaaaaattttgtCGAGCCAACATAAGTTCACAAGAAAGCTACACAAGGGGCTTGTACGACGTTATGAGGAaccattcccaatcatcaagaaaGTAGGGAAGATCTCCTACAAGCTAGACTTGCCCTCCAAGTTTAAGCTTCATCCAGTCTTCCATGTCAGCTGCTTGAAGCCTTACCATGGTGATGAAGAGgagccaacacgaggagagtctaaGCGTGCACCCTTGGGCATAACTACCACTTTTGATAAAGAAGTGGAAGAAATCTTGGCGGACCGTGTCATTAGGCAAAAGAGTCATAAGCCACACCAAGAGtacttgatcaagtggaagggattgccCGAAAGTGAAacaacttgggaaccaaaggATTCTTTGTGGCaatttgaaaatcacattcgaGGGTTCCATGAAGACGCCGCGTCGAGGACGTCGCGAAgcttggtgggggagaatgtcaccacctagatttttctagagaatttcctaaccttctagaagcctcctagtcctttgtaatcttgtggaattgtgtagagtaatctagaaggggcgttatagacaattctagagtagtgttctagaaagggctttatagacaattctagagtagttatctagaaagttctttacccttggattggtgACAAGTGTCATAATCCTAAcaattctttgtaccaagagttccctataaatagaggggctctcatttgtataaatcaccaagcaatagagctaacaagttctctagagcatctctctctatcttctctctctagctttgttctctattgtcttgagtcctttagaaggcttacttaggagttttgtggagagaaagcctcctaaggccgcacgggtcgagtgaagaaattctaagtccgtgacattAGGCTGAAACTTGCCCAACATTATTAACTAAGAAAGAGCTAAGATATTTGGCATTTTGAGCCAGACTGGGGACTTTTCACCTCAGGCTAAGCTTGCCTAGCCTGATTGATAGGCCTATAATCCCGATGCAGAATAGAAACATTACATATCTACCTAAACATCCCAACATCGTAAACATAAGAACTCACCACGACGTTTTCTCGAAACTGCACTATACTTCTTCATACGCTTTCTTAGTATTAGAAGAGAGACAACTGCGGACATTGTAACTGCACCTGCAATGGTCCCCACTACTATGCCAGCCAGTGCACCTGTGCTTAAACTAGAACTTCGAGAGGTGGTAATCGCTGTGAGATTAGTGAGAACTATGAGTACAAACAACATCATAATTATCCAACAATATTCATTCCAATACGAAGACATAAAAGAGGGTAAGGTATGACTGGGGAATATATAATTTAGGCATGGCATTAGCTCATAAGTGGCATATCATGTGGTTTTGCAAAATAACCTTCTCGGGGATGGGTAATGGCCCTAATGGGATCCTCTGCTTTGATGAGTAGTGAAGGCCAACACAACCAAGCAAAAACAAACAATCCATGCGTCCAGGTCCAAGCTCTTGACTGATACATCCCAATAACGCAAAGAACACCAAAACCTTCAAATTTATGTGAATACCCAGCACTGAAAATTGTTGTTGTATCCGAGTACTCTGCCTGATAAGAGGAAATAATTATCAGAACTTACGCAATTGAACTCTAAAGCAGCTCAACTTGTAcgtatgaagaaaaaatattagcTTTCAacacttaagaaaaaaaataaacaccaaACTATtcaaattcaagtgaagcaattaaaaaaatcaccaaACTCAAAATGTAGCCTCATGCGTgaaacttgagaagaaacagAGCATCCAAACTCTCAgcaaaacaaggaaattaagGTTGTCAGGGGGAGAAAAAGGAGAAATCCTTCGTACAAGTACACTGAATAGCTGGAAATCTATTAGAATGATGGGAGTTCAACTAAATATGGTTGCAATATCCTCAGAGCTTAGCTTAGAGTATTGGCAATGGCCATTGCCAAGTCTAAAATAGAATTCAAAAATGGTGTTTTGGCTATAATATGAACTTCTAGTTAAATTAGtccacattggactagctatcccaagtctaaaaaataatataatattattaatccCCAAATCAGAAGATTCACTACTCACAGACATTCCCCATCATCAGTCGAAACCCAAGGATACAAAAACAACCGATCCCCCAAATAGAGAGTacccaaaatgatagagtagaTACCAatcaaaacaaacccaaaacaaccaaaatcatCACAATCCGACTcaaatgagggaaaaaaaatcgaCGGCGACAGTCGATTAAAGCCGatacaaacccaaaaaaaaaaaaatcatcacagTCGGCTTTGAGGCTTGAAAGTCGGGAGGTTCTTGGTTGAAGGACGGCGACAGGTTGAAGAAGACCCAAGCTTCGGAAATTGGCAGTCAGCTTTGAGGCTTGAAAGTCGGGAGGTTGCTGGTTGAAGGACGGCGACAGGTTGAAGAAGACCCAAGCTTCGGAAATTGGCATCCGGCTTTGAGGCTTGAAAGTTGGGAGGTTGCTGGTTGAAGGACGGCGACAGGTTGAAGAAGACCCAGGCTtcgggagagaaagaaaatagagaaatactttttgcagtcagcagatgcagtcggcgtgcagtcggctgtaaaaaagtgaattaatacgagacctgcatgaaaaaaaaaattatttttataacttttttttattcatgtaggtccccctgaatataaaaaaaaatttttataatttttttttattcattccgtacagccgactgcacgccgactgcatttgccgactgtacGTAACAAAgcccaagaaaataaagaagaaaagaaagaagaagaaatggagaGGTATCTGCAACAGAAAACCGAGGGAAATGACAGGGCAAGTagtagaaaacaaataaaaaaatctttggTCTTTGTACAGTGTCTCGCCATGTCTGGCGAGGtctttaaatttactttatcaCTTATGTCAAACTTTCCATCTATGCCTAGGCCAATGCAGatctatttttacaaaattatagtCATTTTAAACTGGgctttgctagatacagtcggcaaatgtagtcggcgtgcagtcggctgtacggaatgaataaaaaaaaattataaaaaaattattttatattcaggggacctacatgaataaaaaaaagttataaaaataattttttttcatgtaggttccgtattaattcacttttttctccacgactgTATGCCGACTACATttaccgactgcaaaaagtatttctcttttaaactTACATTTGGCAATAACGAGGCCATTGCTGATGCTCTAATTAAATCTATCTCTGCTCACTGTCTATTTAACAAATCAACCCAGGGCCCGGGGGACTTGGTCACTTGAGCGAAAAAACAAAGTTTGAAATTTCATACCAAGAGCACGGTGGTAACTTTCTTAGCCCGACGGAGATCAAAGACTTCATTTTTCTCGGACAGTGAGCTTGGAGACGATGACTTTTCTGAGAAGCTGATGGGACGGGAAAGGGAGAGGTTTGAATGTTATCTGTCATTTACTTGTCGTTGATGTAAACCATGATACACGCAGAGCATGTGTAATGTAAAACTATAGGGACACAAAGAAGATAATCTTTTGCTTACTAGTAAGTTGATAGCCAGGTTCCAACCACACgaaccaaaaacaaaagaaagacatTTTTGTGCTTTGCATTAAAAACTGACGAAAGTCCTACCAATCAAACATGACAAAAACATATGTCAATGTCTAAAACTTGACAAATACACGAGATAATGTATGGCGTATTGGAGTAGCAACGCTGAACAGAGACTGCAAGATATTTCAGGAGATGAAGTTAAAAGATTTAAGAAAAGGAAATACTTTAGGAATTATAAAAaccatattattttatagatttattttgtata includes:
- the LOC122292028 gene encoding probable LRR receptor-like serine/threonine-protein kinase At1g06840, translated to MSSYWNEYCWIIMMLFVLIVLTNLTAITTSRSSSLSTGALAGIVVGTIAGAVTMSAVVSLLILRKRMKKYSAVSRKRRASKASLRIDGVKAFSYGEMAMATNNFNNSALVGQGGYGKVYKGILADGTIVAIKRAQEGSLQGEKEFLTEIELLSRLHHRDLVSLIGYCDEECEQMLVYEFMVNGTLRDHLSAKCKEPLSFAMRLRIALGSAKGILYLHTEANPPIFHRDIKASNILLDSNYTAKVADFGLSRLAPVPDIEGTVPAHVSTVVKGTPGYLDPEYFLTHKLIDKSDVYSLGVVFLELLTGMQPISHGKNIVKEVKP